In Hwangdonia lutea, a single window of DNA contains:
- the lpxA gene encoding acyl-ACP--UDP-N-acetylglucosamine O-acyltransferase produces MNQPLAYVHPGAKIAKNVVIEPFTTIHNNVKIGEGTWIGSNVTIMEGARIGKNCNIFPGAVISAVPQDLKYNDEDTTVEIGDNVTIRECVTINRGTADRMKTVIGDNCLIMAYCHIAHDCIVGNNCIFSNNSTLAGHINIGDYVVLAGMTAVHQFVSIGNHAFVTGGSLVRKDVPPYVKAAREPLSYVGINSVGLRRRGYSTEKIREIQNIYRILYQKNYNNTQASGIIEVEMEATSERDEILQFIKNSQRGIMKGYFKSN; encoded by the coding sequence ATGAATCAACCTCTAGCTTACGTCCACCCGGGCGCAAAAATTGCTAAAAACGTTGTGATAGAGCCTTTTACTACTATTCATAATAATGTTAAAATAGGCGAAGGCACTTGGATAGGTAGTAACGTTACCATAATGGAAGGTGCTCGCATTGGTAAAAACTGTAATATTTTTCCTGGGGCAGTAATTTCTGCTGTGCCACAAGATTTAAAATACAACGACGAGGACACCACGGTTGAAATTGGCGATAATGTAACCATTCGCGAATGTGTGACTATAAATAGAGGTACAGCCGACAGAATGAAAACCGTAATTGGCGATAATTGCTTAATTATGGCCTATTGCCACATTGCACACGATTGTATTGTTGGGAATAACTGTATTTTTTCAAACAACAGCACACTTGCAGGCCATATTAATATTGGCGACTATGTGGTTTTAGCGGGCATGACAGCCGTTCATCAATTTGTATCCATAGGCAATCACGCTTTTGTAACCGGCGGTTCGTTGGTTAGAAAAGATGTGCCTCCTTATGTAAAGGCGGCCAGGGAACCCTTGTCTTACGTTGGGATTAATTCCGTAGGCCTAAGACGACGCGGTTATTCAACAGAAAAAATAAGGGAAATCCAGAATATTTACAGAATTCTTTATCAAAAAAATTACAATAACACCCAAGCTTCAGGAATTATTGAAGTTGAAATGGAAGCCACATCAGAACGCGATGAAATTCTTCAATTTATAAAGAATTCACAACGTGGTATTATGAAAGGTTACTTCAAATCAAATTAA
- a CDS encoding bifunctional UDP-3-O-[3-hydroxymyristoyl] N-acetylglucosamine deacetylase/3-hydroxyacyl-ACP dehydratase: MGIVNTEIKQKTLKNEVSLKGVGLHTGKNVTLTFKPAAANSGLAFKRIDLEGAPVIEADANFVTNTQRGTCLEKNGVIIQTSEHVLAALVGLDVDNAIIELNESEPPIMDGSSKFFVEAIEEAGIVELDAFREEYVVTDVISYTDEETGSEILVMPSKEYQITTMVDFGTKVLGTQNATLNTISDFKEDIADSRTFSFLHEIEMLLEHGLIKGGDLNNAIVYVDKELSPETMEKLRVAFKKDNIAVKPNGILDNLTLHHPNEAARHKLLDVLGDLALVGTRIRGKVIANKPGHFVNTQFAKKLSKIIKNERRNHVPKIDLNQPPLMDITQIMAMLPHRQPFLLIDKVFELSDHHVIATKNVTMNEEFFKGHFPGAPVMPGVLIVEAMAQTGGVLVLNTVPDPENYLTFFMKMDNVKFKQKVSPGDTLIFKCDLISPIRRGICHMQGYAYANGKLCAEAELMAQISKVK, encoded by the coding sequence ATGGGAATAGTTAACACAGAAATAAAACAAAAAACCTTAAAGAACGAAGTGTCTTTAAAAGGGGTGGGGTTGCATACCGGGAAAAATGTAACCTTAACATTTAAACCGGCTGCCGCCAATTCAGGACTTGCTTTTAAGCGTATCGATTTGGAAGGTGCGCCAGTTATTGAGGCAGATGCCAACTTTGTAACCAATACGCAACGCGGTACCTGTTTAGAAAAAAATGGTGTTATTATACAAACCTCAGAACACGTGCTTGCCGCTTTGGTGGGATTGGATGTCGACAATGCTATTATTGAATTAAATGAATCTGAACCCCCAATTATGGATGGGTCTTCAAAGTTTTTTGTAGAAGCCATTGAGGAAGCGGGAATAGTTGAGTTAGATGCGTTTAGGGAAGAATATGTGGTAACCGACGTTATTTCTTATACCGATGAAGAAACAGGCAGCGAAATTTTAGTAATGCCTTCCAAAGAGTATCAAATTACGACAATGGTCGATTTTGGCACTAAGGTTTTAGGCACTCAAAACGCGACTTTAAATACCATTTCAGATTTTAAAGAAGATATTGCAGATTCGCGAACCTTTAGTTTTTTACATGAAATTGAAATGCTTTTAGAGCATGGTTTGATAAAAGGTGGCGATTTGAATAATGCCATTGTGTATGTGGATAAAGAGTTATCGCCCGAAACGATGGAAAAATTAAGAGTAGCCTTTAAAAAAGACAACATAGCCGTAAAACCAAATGGTATTTTAGATAATCTTACGTTACACCATCCTAACGAAGCAGCAAGACATAAATTGCTTGATGTTTTAGGTGATTTAGCGCTTGTTGGCACAAGAATACGGGGTAAGGTAATTGCCAATAAGCCCGGACATTTTGTAAATACTCAGTTCGCAAAAAAATTGTCTAAAATTATAAAAAACGAACGCCGCAACCATGTGCCAAAAATAGATTTAAACCAGCCGCCATTAATGGACATTACTCAAATTATGGCTATGCTTCCGCACAGGCAACCGTTTTTATTAATCGACAAGGTTTTCGAGCTTTCCGATCATCATGTTATAGCCACAAAAAATGTCACTATGAACGAAGAGTTCTTTAAAGGACATTTTCCCGGAGCTCCGGTAATGCCTGGTGTTTTAATTGTTGAAGCTATGGCACAAACCGGAGGCGTACTTGTTTTAAATACGGTACCAGACCCGGAAAACTACTTGACGTTTTTTATGAAAATGGATAATGTTAAGTTTAAGCAAAAAGTATCTCCGGGCGACACATTAATCTTTAAATGCGATTTAATTTCGCCCATACGTCGAGGTATTTGTCACATGCAAGGCTACGCTTATGCTAACGGAAAACTATGTGCGGAAGCTGAACTTATGGCCCAAATATCAAAAGTAAAATAA
- the tsaE gene encoding tRNA (adenosine(37)-N6)-threonylcarbamoyltransferase complex ATPase subunit type 1 TsaE has product MKISYELNDVEKVARKIIENATSKTILFYGNMGVGKTTLIKAIVNVLGSNDEVSSPTFSIVNEYETDDGLIYHFDLYRISDIEEAYNFGIEDYLDSEHWKLIEWPEKIESVLFEDFNTIHIDFDETNKRILRINIKADSLN; this is encoded by the coding sequence TTGAAAATCAGCTATGAGTTAAATGACGTTGAAAAGGTTGCAAGAAAAATAATTGAAAATGCAACCAGTAAAACTATATTATTTTATGGTAATATGGGCGTTGGGAAAACAACGCTGATAAAAGCCATAGTTAACGTTCTTGGAAGTAATGATGAAGTTAGCAGCCCAACCTTTTCAATTGTTAATGAATATGAAACTGATGATGGGTTGATTTATCATTTTGATTTATATAGGATAAGCGATATTGAAGAAGCCTACAATTTTGGAATAGAAGATTATTTGGATTCCGAACATTGGAAATTAATAGAATGGCCAGAAAAAATTGAATCCGTTTTATTTGAAGATTTCAATACAATTCATATTGATTTTGATGAGACAAACAAAAGAATTTTAAGAATAAATATTAAAGCAGACAGTCTAAATTAA
- a CDS encoding UDP-3-O-(3-hydroxymyristoyl)glucosamine N-acyltransferase translates to MKFPTKHTLKEIAQLIDCEYVGADDFPVFGMNEIHVVEPGDIVFVDHPKYYDKALESKATIILINKKVDCPEGKALLISDDPFRDFNKLTNHFKPFQASNNQISSSAQIGKNTIIQPNCFIGNNVLIGDHCIIHSNVSIYDNAIIGDHVEIHSGSVLGGSAFYYKNRPEGFDQLKSGGRVVIEDNVDIGAACTIDRGVTADTTIKRGTKIDNQVQIGHDTVIGKKCLIASQVGIAGCVIIEDEVTIWGQVGITSGITIGAKAVISAKAGVSKSLEGGKSYFGIPADDFRTKYKEIASIRKIPELLEKLKQNDKK, encoded by the coding sequence TTGAAATTCCCAACGAAACATACCCTAAAAGAAATAGCACAATTAATTGATTGCGAATATGTCGGCGCTGATGATTTTCCTGTTTTTGGTATGAATGAAATTCATGTGGTGGAACCTGGAGATATTGTTTTTGTCGATCACCCAAAGTATTACGATAAAGCTTTAGAATCAAAAGCAACCATCATTTTAATCAATAAAAAAGTAGATTGCCCCGAAGGAAAAGCATTGCTTATTAGCGATGACCCGTTTAGGGATTTTAATAAACTTACCAATCATTTTAAGCCCTTTCAAGCATCAAATAATCAAATATCAAGTTCGGCTCAAATTGGTAAAAACACGATAATTCAACCCAACTGTTTTATTGGCAACAATGTCCTTATTGGAGACCATTGCATCATTCATTCCAACGTAAGTATTTATGATAATGCTATTATTGGCGACCATGTTGAAATTCATTCAGGCTCGGTTTTAGGAGGCAGTGCATTTTATTATAAAAACAGACCCGAAGGGTTCGATCAGTTAAAATCTGGCGGTCGTGTTGTTATTGAAGACAACGTAGATATTGGCGCTGCTTGTACTATCGACCGAGGGGTTACTGCCGATACAACCATTAAAAGAGGCACAAAAATAGATAACCAAGTGCAAATTGGGCACGATACCGTTATTGGCAAAAAGTGCTTAATCGCATCGCAAGTGGGTATTGCCGGTTGTGTTATTATTGAAGACGAAGTAACCATTTGGGGGCAGGTTGGAATTACCAGTGGCATTACTATTGGCGCCAAAGCCGTAATATCGGCAAAAGCAGGCGTTAGTAAATCTTTGGAAGGCGGTAAAAGTTATTTTGGAATTCCTGCAGATGACTTCAGAACAAAATATAAAGAAATTGCTTCGATAAGAAAGATTCCAGAGCTGCTGGAAAAATTAAAGCAAAACGATAAAAAGTAA
- a CDS encoding HD domain-containing protein — MNKLKILNDPIYGFITIPNSLIFDLIQHKYFQRLRRITQMGMSYLVYPGAHHTRFHHAIGCVHLMQQAVNVLRFKGVAISKPEEEALYIAILLHDIGHGPFSHAMEHSIVNNVSHEQISLLFMERLNEEFNSNLTLAIKIFKGEYHRNFMCELISGQLDMDRADYLKRDSFYTGVAEGNINSERLITMLNVVNDELVVEEKGIYSVEKFIVARRLMYWQVYLHKTGLVAEQLLIRVLKRAKELTSLGVNLNASKSLQYFLHHEITLENFNEETLNIFSHLDDYDIISAMKEWQYHDDFVLRNLCEMIINRDLLKIKMKNKLIIKDKLEKHIQKLIKKYAISKEEAAYFVFTGSISNQAYQLKHQNINILHKSGKIEDIVKASDQLNLKALSKPVTKYYICYPKAHITPKKQ, encoded by the coding sequence TTGAACAAACTTAAGATATTAAACGACCCAATTTACGGTTTTATTACCATACCAAATTCATTAATATTTGATTTAATACAGCACAAGTACTTTCAGCGTTTACGCAGAATTACTCAAATGGGTATGTCGTATTTGGTGTATCCGGGTGCGCATCACACGCGTTTTCATCACGCTATTGGATGTGTGCATTTAATGCAACAAGCGGTTAATGTGCTTCGTTTTAAAGGGGTTGCCATTTCAAAACCTGAAGAAGAGGCCCTTTACATTGCCATTTTGTTGCACGATATAGGGCACGGGCCATTTTCTCACGCCATGGAACACAGCATTGTAAACAACGTGTCGCACGAGCAAATTTCACTGCTTTTTATGGAGCGTTTAAACGAAGAATTTAACTCAAATTTAACGTTGGCCATTAAAATTTTTAAAGGCGAGTACCACAGAAATTTTATGTGTGAATTAATTTCGGGGCAACTGGATATGGACAGAGCCGATTATTTAAAACGCGACAGTTTTTATACCGGCGTTGCCGAAGGTAATATAAATAGTGAGCGCCTTATAACCATGCTTAATGTGGTAAATGATGAGTTGGTTGTTGAAGAAAAAGGCATTTACAGTGTTGAAAAATTTATAGTGGCCAGACGGCTTATGTACTGGCAAGTGTATTTGCACAAAACAGGATTGGTAGCCGAACAATTATTGATTCGGGTATTAAAACGCGCCAAAGAATTAACGAGCTTAGGTGTAAATTTGAATGCCAGTAAATCGCTTCAATACTTTTTGCATCATGAAATTACGCTAGAAAACTTTAATGAAGAAACCTTGAATATATTCTCTCATTTGGATGATTACGATATTATTTCGGCCATGAAAGAATGGCAGTATCACGACGATTTTGTGCTGCGTAATTTATGCGAAATGATTATTAACAGGGATTTGTTAAAAATTAAAATGAAAAACAAGCTGATTATAAAAGACAAGCTTGAAAAACACATTCAAAAATTAATAAAAAAGTATGCGATCTCAAAAGAAGAAGCGGCCTATTTTGTGTTTACGGGCAGTATTTCCAATCAAGCGTACCAATTAAAACATCAAAACATAAACATACTGCACAAGTCCGGCAAAATTGAAGATATTGTAAAGGCATCCGACCAGTTAAACCTTAAAGCTTTATCAAAACCAGTTACAAAATACTACATCTGTTATCCAAAAGCACATATCACACCCAAAAAACAATAG
- the sucD gene encoding succinate--CoA ligase subunit alpha translates to MSVLVNKDSKIIVQGFTGSEGTFHATQMIEYGTNVVGGVTPGKGGQTHLDKPVFNTVKEAVDKVGADTTIIFVPPAFAADAIMEAADAGIKVIITITEGIPVADMIIASNYIKNKDCRLIGPNCPGVITPDEAKVGIMPGFVFKKGKVGIVSKSGTLTYEAADQVVKQGLGITTAIGIGGDPIIGTTTKEAVELLINDPETEAVVMIGEIGGQLEADAANWYKASGSKKPVVGFIAGETAPAGRTMGHAGAIVGGSDDTAQAKKKIMRACGIHVVDSPAEIGKKIAEVLG, encoded by the coding sequence ATGAGTGTTTTAGTAAACAAAGATTCAAAAATTATAGTTCAAGGATTTACAGGTAGCGAAGGCACGTTCCATGCTACTCAAATGATAGAATACGGCACCAATGTTGTTGGTGGTGTAACCCCGGGCAAAGGTGGTCAAACCCATTTAGACAAGCCTGTTTTTAACACCGTTAAAGAGGCTGTTGATAAAGTTGGTGCAGATACTACGATTATTTTCGTACCACCTGCATTTGCTGCTGATGCTATTATGGAAGCTGCCGATGCCGGTATCAAGGTCATCATTACCATTACCGAGGGCATACCTGTTGCAGATATGATTATAGCATCAAACTATATAAAAAATAAAGATTGCAGATTAATTGGCCCTAACTGCCCAGGTGTAATTACGCCAGATGAAGCTAAAGTTGGTATTATGCCAGGTTTTGTTTTCAAAAAAGGAAAAGTGGGTATTGTTTCTAAATCTGGAACATTAACTTATGAAGCTGCCGATCAAGTTGTTAAGCAAGGTTTAGGGATCACAACCGCTATTGGAATTGGTGGCGATCCCATTATTGGCACAACCACAAAAGAAGCCGTTGAATTATTAATTAACGACCCAGAAACAGAGGCTGTTGTTATGATTGGCGAAATTGGTGGGCAATTGGAAGCCGATGCCGCAAACTGGTACAAAGCAAGCGGAAGCAAAAAACCCGTAGTTGGTTTTATTGCTGGCGAAACGGCTCCTGCCGGTCGTACCATGGGGCACGCTGGAGCTATTGTTGGCGGAAGTGATGATACCGCTCAAGCCAAAAAGAAAATTATGAGAGCCTGTGGAATTCACGTTGTAGATTCTCCTGCAGAAATCGGTAAAAAAATCGCTGAAGTTTTAGGTTAA
- the efp gene encoding elongation factor P, whose product MASTSDIRNGLCIRYNNDIYKIIEFLHVKPGKGPAFVRTKMKSVTSGKVLENTFSAGHKIDDVRVETHKFQYLYNDGEFYHFMNEADYTQIRLLEAALDRPDLMKEGEVVTVLINTEDNMPLSVEMPASVILEVTATEPGVKGNTATNATKPATVETGAEVNVPLFINEGDKIKIETDKGTYKERVKE is encoded by the coding sequence ATGGCAAGTACATCAGATATTAGAAACGGATTATGCATAAGATATAATAACGACATCTATAAAATAATTGAATTTTTACACGTTAAACCAGGAAAAGGCCCCGCCTTTGTTCGAACAAAAATGAAAAGTGTAACTAGCGGAAAGGTTTTGGAAAACACATTTTCTGCTGGTCATAAAATTGATGATGTACGCGTTGAAACCCACAAATTTCAATACCTATATAATGACGGTGAGTTTTATCATTTTATGAATGAAGCCGATTACACGCAAATCAGACTGCTTGAAGCTGCTTTGGACAGACCCGATTTAATGAAGGAAGGCGAAGTGGTAACCGTATTAATAAATACCGAAGATAACATGCCACTATCGGTAGAAATGCCAGCAAGTGTTATTTTAGAGGTTACCGCTACCGAGCCCGGGGTAAAGGGCAATACGGCGACCAACGCTACCAAACCAGCAACCGTTGAAACTGGCGCAGAGGTAAATGTACCTTTATTTATTAATGAAGGCGATAAAATAAAAATTGAAACTGACAAAGGGACGTACAAAGAACGTGTAAAGGAATAA
- a CDS encoding response regulator: MSTINILWVDDEIDLLKPHILFLEKKNYKVTTCNSGSEAIDILDDVKFDIVFLDENMPGLTGLETLNEIKEKQDNLPVVMITKSEEEYIMEEAIGNKIADYLIKPVNPNQILLSLKKNLDHSRLVSEKTTSNYQQEFRKIAMDLSMVNSYDEWVSLYQKLIYWEIQLEDIEDAGMFEILESQKNEANIQFGKFIEKHYTDWFQPNTEAPIMSHTLFKEKIAPQLRKEQPTLLVVIDNLRYDQWKVFEPIINNYYKKASEDAFFSILPTATQYARNAIFSGLMPSDMEKLFPQYWKNDTDDGGKNLFEAEFLESQMKRLGLNHLNYEYHKITNLKTGKKLVENFNSLKNNDLTVLVYNFVDMLSHSKTEMEVVKELASNDKAYRSLALSWFKNSPLLEMIQLAQQLGFKLMLTTDHGTINVKNPSKVVGDRDTSLNLRYKTGRSLTYDDKDVLVAKKPKNIHLPSITMSSSYIFAKSDLFFAYPNNYNHYVSYFRNTYQHGGVSLEEMIIPFVVFNPK, encoded by the coding sequence ATGAGCACAATTAATATACTTTGGGTTGATGATGAAATTGATTTACTTAAACCACATATATTATTTTTAGAAAAGAAAAATTACAAAGTTACTACCTGCAACAGTGGCAGCGAAGCTATTGATATTTTAGATGATGTAAAGTTTGATATTGTTTTTTTAGATGAAAACATGCCGGGGTTAACCGGTCTTGAAACCTTAAACGAAATTAAAGAGAAGCAAGACAACCTTCCTGTAGTTATGATTACCAAAAGCGAAGAGGAATATATTATGGAAGAAGCTATTGGTAACAAAATAGCCGATTATTTGATTAAACCCGTTAACCCCAACCAAATATTATTAAGCTTAAAAAAGAATTTGGACCATTCCAGATTGGTTTCAGAGAAAACAACATCTAACTATCAACAAGAATTTAGAAAAATAGCTATGGATTTGTCCATGGTTAATTCGTATGACGAATGGGTAAGTCTGTATCAAAAACTCATTTATTGGGAAATTCAATTAGAAGATATTGAAGATGCTGGTATGTTCGAAATTTTAGAATCCCAAAAAAATGAAGCGAACATTCAGTTTGGCAAGTTTATAGAAAAACATTACACAGATTGGTTTCAACCAAATACAGAAGCGCCCATAATGTCGCATACGCTGTTTAAAGAAAAAATTGCGCCACAGTTAAGAAAAGAACAACCTACACTGCTAGTAGTAATCGATAATTTGCGCTACGACCAATGGAAGGTTTTCGAGCCCATCATTAATAATTATTACAAAAAAGCATCTGAAGATGCCTTTTTCAGTATTCTACCAACCGCAACGCAATACGCAAGAAATGCTATTTTCTCAGGATTGATGCCAAGCGATATGGAAAAGCTTTTTCCGCAGTATTGGAAAAATGATACGGATGATGGAGGCAAAAACCTTTTCGAAGCAGAGTTTTTAGAAAGCCAAATGAAACGCTTGGGACTTAATCATTTAAATTACGAATACCATAAAATAACAAATCTAAAAACCGGTAAAAAATTAGTTGAAAATTTCAATTCACTGAAAAATAACGACTTAACGGTGTTGGTTTATAATTTTGTTGATATGTTATCGCATTCTAAAACCGAAATGGAAGTGGTTAAAGAACTCGCGTCCAACGATAAAGCATATCGGTCGTTGGCACTTAGCTGGTTTAAAAACTCGCCATTATTGGAAATGATTCAACTTGCCCAACAACTCGGATTTAAGCTTATGCTAACTACAGATCATGGTACAATTAATGTTAAAAACCCATCAAAAGTTGTTGGCGATAGAGACACCAGCTTAAACCTGCGCTATAAAACAGGACGAAGCCTAACTTATGATGACAAAGATGTATTGGTGGCAAAAAAACCAAAAAACATTCACTTACCGTCCATTACCATGAGTAGTTCTTATATTTTTGCAAAAAGCGACTTGTTTTTTGCCTATCCAAATAATTACAATCACTACGTGAGTTATTTCAGAAATACGTATCAACATGGTGGTGTTTCGTTGGAGGAAATGATAATTCCGTTTGTAGTTTTCAATCCAAAATAA
- the lpxD gene encoding UDP-3-O-(3-hydroxymyristoyl)glucosamine N-acyltransferase gives MKFTAQQIAELLEGEVVGNPDVEVSRLSKIEEGTEGSLTFLANPKYTSYIYSTKASIAIVNKVFEPEVDVKTTLIKVDDAYKSFSKLLEYYNQIKNTKTGIESPVFISESARHGDDVYIGAFSYIGENVNIGSNVKIYPNSYIGDNVVIDDYSVIFSGAKIYSDCIIGKHCVINSGVIIGADGFGYAPNEKGQYNKVPQIGNVIIEDYVEVGAATTIDRATLGSTVIRRGVKLDNQIQIAHNVEIGKNTVIAAQTGVAGSTKIGENCQIGGQVGIVGHITIGNNVKIQAQSGIGRNVKDNEVLQGSPALPYGDFNKSYVHFKNLPKIVKNINDLEKSKWE, from the coding sequence ATGAAATTTACAGCTCAACAAATAGCAGAATTATTAGAGGGCGAAGTCGTTGGCAATCCCGATGTAGAAGTGTCAAGACTTTCAAAAATTGAAGAAGGTACCGAAGGCTCTTTAACGTTTCTTGCTAACCCAAAATACACATCATACATATATTCTACCAAAGCATCTATTGCCATAGTAAACAAGGTTTTTGAACCTGAAGTAGATGTTAAAACCACATTAATTAAAGTGGATGATGCTTATAAATCCTTTTCTAAATTACTTGAATATTACAATCAAATAAAAAATACCAAAACAGGTATTGAAAGCCCAGTTTTCATATCTGAGTCAGCAAGACATGGCGACGATGTTTATATAGGTGCGTTTTCATACATTGGAGAAAATGTAAATATAGGTAGCAACGTAAAAATATACCCAAACTCGTATATTGGCGACAACGTGGTAATAGATGATTATTCCGTTATATTTTCCGGTGCTAAAATTTATTCAGATTGTATTATCGGTAAACATTGTGTTATAAATTCGGGCGTCATCATTGGCGCAGATGGTTTTGGTTATGCACCCAACGAAAAAGGGCAATACAATAAAGTACCTCAAATAGGAAATGTTATTATTGAAGATTACGTAGAAGTTGGTGCAGCCACCACCATAGATAGAGCAACATTGGGTTCAACCGTTATTAGACGTGGAGTAAAATTAGATAATCAAATTCAAATAGCGCACAATGTCGAAATCGGTAAAAATACGGTAATTGCTGCTCAAACTGGGGTTGCAGGATCTACTAAAATTGGAGAGAATTGTCAAATAGGAGGGCAGGTTGGCATTGTTGGCCATATCACCATAGGCAATAATGTAAAAATACAGGCGCAATCTGGAATTGGTAGGAATGTAAAAGATAACGAAGTATTGCAAGGGTCGCCAGCCTTACCTTATGGAGATTTCAACAAATCTTATGTTCACTTTAAAAACTTACCAAAAATTGTTAAAAATATTAATGATTTAGAAAAAAGCAAATGGGAATAG